In Juglans microcarpa x Juglans regia isolate MS1-56 chromosome 8D, Jm3101_v1.0, whole genome shotgun sequence, the following are encoded in one genomic region:
- the LOC121241989 gene encoding probable F-actin-capping protein subunit beta, which translates to MEAAMGLMRRIPPKHTDTALSALLSLLPHHSSDLLSQVDQPLQVLCDIESGKEFILCEYNRDADSYRSPWTNKYHPPLEDGALPSLELRKLEVEANDIFAIYRDQYYEGGISSVYMWEDDNEGFVACFLIKKDGSKTGQGRRGYLQEGAWDAIHVIEVGPEDEGMAHYRLTSTVMLSLTTDNESSGTFSLSGSIRRQMDMNLSVAEGHICNMGRMIEEMESKLRNSLDQVYFGKTKEMVCTLRPPSEIVMRLPDC; encoded by the exons atggaggcgGCCATGGGATTGATGAGAAGAATCCCTCCAAAGCACACCGACACTGCTCTCTCTGCGCTCCTTAGCCTCTTGCCCCACCACTCCTCCGATCTCCTCTCTCAAGTCGATCAGCCCT tacaGGTTTTATGTGACATAGAGAGTGGTAAGGAGTTTATTCTGTGTGAATACAACAGAGATGCTGACTCTTATAG ATCACCCTGGACAAATAAATACCATCCACCTTTGGAGGATGGGGCACTCCCATCACTGGAGTTGAGGAAACTTGAAGTCGAAGCGAACGACATCTTTGCAATTTATCGTGACCA GTATTATGAAGGTGGCATTTCGTCAGTTTATATGTGGGAAGATGATAATGAAGGTTTTGTAGCATGCTTTCTAATAAAGAAAG ATGGCTCAAAGACCGGGCAGGGTCGAAGGGGTTACTTGCAGGAGGGAGCATGGGATGCTATACATGTCATTGAG GTGGGGCCAGAGGATGAAGGAATGGCTCATTACCGTTTAACCAGTACTGTGATGCTATCTTTGACTACGGATAATGAGTCATCAGGCACATTTAGCTTGTCTGGATCAATTAGACGACAG ATGGATATGAATCTCTCAGTTGCAGAAGGCCATATTTGTAACATGGGAAGGATGATAGAAGAAATGGAGAGTAAGTTGAGGAATTCACTGGATCAG GTATATTTTGGGAAGACAAAAGAGATGGTTTGCACCTTACGACCACCATCTGAAATTGTGATGAGACTGCCTGATTGCTGA